A DNA window from Brassica napus cultivar Da-Ae chromosome C1, Da-Ae, whole genome shotgun sequence contains the following coding sequences:
- the LOC125580587 gene encoding DNA topoisomerase 1-like isoform X1, with protein MQRTLSLAAAKSSSSTSPLSLRPLMAKLQLQCRAIQSLPASSSSSVVSVYRNVCQLHFKRENASCFKLACALPSIGSVSYTAHFSGSSLSSFGNSFRLFPGRYFSQVPNTGNKDKVVKKFSKNWNNKNKKKNEVLASSEAEVVTATEPVIGDVSSGIKVDLAAAPVSSGKQASAVKPKRRPKKKKVEDKDKSSSTVSALEEVSVEGSLKTVPKTKHSGSGNWRSSSAKKEVAKYPKSSAPTEASNAPKQEKVLASSELSTEASPASNGKQASNVKPKRRPKKKVDDKSSSAVPVLEAISVEESSKSAPKPKDFGSGNRKSSSAKYTSQKEVAKSPIVEVPKSGKQKQVPQAQPMKNSIEHRGQNASKPLFPPSGKSVIVVESITKAKVIQGYLGDMYEVLPSYGHIRDLASRSGSVRPDDDFSMVWEVPSSAWTHIKSIKMALNGAENLILASDPDREGEAIAWHIIEMLQQQGALHESMTVARVVFHEITESAIKTALQSPREIDGDLVHAYLARRALDYLIGFNISPLLWRKLPGCPSAGRVQSAALALICDRETEIDGFKPQEYWTVGIRVQGKDSSSAVSAHLTSLNSKKLNQLSISSEAKAQDIEQRIRSESFLVKSIKKSTTRKNPPTPYITSTLQQDAANKLHFSSAYTMKLAQKLYEGVQLSDGQSTGLITYMRTDGLHIGDEAIKDIQSLVVERFGNNFTSDGPRKYFKKVKNAQEAHEAIRPTNIRRLPSTIASLLDADSLKLYTLIWARAMACQMEPASVVQIQLDIGNAAESIIFRSSCSKVEFLGYQAIYEDPEAKAIRTKDDDKCRERDETFETLSLLKDGDMLHIGEVELKQHHTQHPPRYSEGSLIKKLEELGIGRPSTYASIFKVLQDRKYLTIKSRVLYPEFRGRMVSAFLTNYFTEVTDYSFTADMETELDNVSGGVTEWKGLLRDYWTRFSAYCKRVENVQIQQVEKMLEKRYEDFLFSSLPDPTRTCPSCSEGTLVFKVSKFGSGYFIGCDGYPSCKFVAKTLYGEDEDEDETPKNTCVEEPKFLGVHPNTNEKVILKCGPYGHYVQLGEDKKGHVPQRANASHIKDVNSITLEGALELLRYPLTLGNHPEDGQPVFLKLSKSGFTVRHRRTMATVPKNVEPSAVTFEKAMKLLSGKNVRLCGRPKRVKPTVVDEEEGDEEAVEAM; from the exons ATGCAGAGAACGCTCTCGCTTGCGGCTGCTAAGTCTTCTTCCTCGACTTCACCTCTGTCTCTTCGTCCTCTCATGGCTAAG TTGCAGTTGCAGTGCAGGGCGATTCAGAGTCTCCCAGCTTCATCGTCCTCTTCAGTAGTTAGTGTCTATAGAAACGTATGCCAGCTTCATTTCAAAAGAGAGAACGCAAGCTGTTTTAAATTAGCTTGCGCACTTCCTTCGATCGGTTCCGTTAGCTATACAGCTCATTTTAGCGGCTCAAGTTTAAGTTCTTTTGGAAACAGTTTCAGACTCTTTCCTGGGAGGTATTTTTCTCAAGTCCCTAATACTGGGAATAAGGATAAGGTTGTCAAGAAGTTTAGTAAGAACTGGAATaataagaataagaagaagaatgagGTTTTGGCTTCCTCAGAAGCTGAGGTGGTGACTGCTACTGAACCGGTTATTGGAGATGTTAGCAGTGGAATCAAAGTGGATTTAGCCGCTGCACCTGTTAGCAGTGGTAAGCAAGCCTCTGCTGTCAAACCAAAACGGCgcccaaagaaaaagaaagttgaAGATAAAGATAAATCTTCTTCAACTGTATCGGCTTTGGAAGAGGTTTCTGTAGAGGGGAGTTTGAAAACCGTTCCCAAGACTAAACATTCTGGGTCTGGAAATTGGAGGTCTTCCTCTGCTaag AAGGAGGTGGCAAAATATCCCAAAAGTTCTGCTCCAACAGAAGCAAGCAATGCACCAAAACAGGAGAAGGTCTTAGCTTCTTCAGAACTATCAACTGAAGCTTCACCGGCTAGCAATGGTAAGCAAGCCTCTAATGTTAAACCAAAACGGCGGCCGAAGAAGAAAGTGGATGATAAATCATCTTCAGCTGTACCAGTTCTGGAAGCGATCTCTGTAGAAGAGAGTTCAAAAAGCGCTCCCAAGCCAAAAGATTTTGGTTCTGGAAATCGGAAGTCTTCATCCGCTAag TACACTTCTCAGAAGGAGGTGGCAAAGTCTCCCATCGTGGAGGTGCCCAAAAGTGGAAAACAGAAGCAGGTTCCTCAAGCTCAGCCCATGAAAAACAGCATAGAGCACCGAGGTCAAAATGCTTCTAAACCGCTTTTTCCGCCAAGTGGAAAATCTGTTATTGTCGTTGAGTCAATCACAAAAGCAAAGGTTATTCAGGGCTATCTCGGTGACATGTATGAGGTTTTGCCAAGTTATGGTCATATCAGGGACCTGGCCTCAAGGTCTGGTTCAGTGAGGCCGGATGATGATTTTAGCATGGTTTGGGAGGTTCCATCTTCCGCCTGGACTCATATTAAGAGCATAAAGATGGCATTAAATGG AGCTGAAAATCTGATTCTTGCATCGGATCCAGATCGTGAAGGAGAGGCAATCGCCTGGCACATCATTGAGATGTTACAGCAGCAAGGTGCCTTACACGAGAGTATGACAGTAGCAAGGGTTGTTTTTCACGAGATAACTGAATCAGCAATAAAAACTGCACTTCAGTCCCCACGAGAAATCGACGGGGACTTGGTACACGCATATCTCGCGCGGCGTGCTCTTGATTATCTAATCGGATTCAATATTTCACCGCTGCTTTGGAGGAAACTTCCAGGTTGCCCTTCAGCTGGGCGAGTCCAGTCTGCTGCTTTGGCTCTTATATGTGACAGAGAAACTGAAATTGACGGGTTTAAGCCTCAGGAGTACTGGACTGTTGGGATCAGAGTGCAAGGGAAGGATAGTTCATCCGCTGTTTCAGCTCACTTGACCAGTTTAAATTCAAAGAAGTTAAATCAGCTTTCTATCAGCTCTGAAGCAAAGGCTCAGGACATTGAGCAAAGGATAAGATCAGAAAGTTTTCTAGTGAAGAGCATTAAAAAAAGCACTACAAGGAAAAATCCACCAACTCCATATATAACATCAACCCTCCAGCAGGATGCTGCTAACAAGTTGCATTTCTCATCAGCATATACCATGAAG CTTGCTCAAAAACTCTATGAGGGTGTCCAACTGTCTGACGGTCAATCAACTGGTCTTATAACATACATGCGGACAGATGGTTTACAT ATTGGTGATGAAGCTATCAAAGATATACAATCCTTGGTGGTAGAAAG GTTTGGGAATAACTTTACATCAGACGGTCCtcgtaaatattttaaaaaggttAAGAACGCTCAGGAGGCCCACGAAGCTATTAGACCTACCAATATACGTAGATTACCGT CAACGATTGCTAGCCTGCTTGATGCGgattctctaaaattatataccTTAATATGGGCACGAGCTATGGCATGTCAGATGGAGCCTGCTTCGGTTGTGCAG ATACAACTTGATATTGGAAATGCCGCAGAATCCATTATCTTCAGATCATCATGCTCAAAAGTCGAGTTCCTTGGATATCAGGCAATTTACGAG GATCCTGAAGCTAAGGCAATCAGAACCAAAGACGATGATAAGTGTCGTGAGCGGGATGAAACTTTTGAAACTCTCAGTTTGTTGAAG GATGGGGATATGCTACATATTGGTGAAGTGGAACTCAAGCAGCACCATACTCAGCACCCACCACGCTATTCCGAGGGGTCACTG ATTAAAAAGCTCGAGGAGCTCGGGATAGGTAGACCCTCGACGTATGCatctatatttaaagttttacaG GACAGAAAGTACCTAACTATAAAGAGCCGAGTCCTGTATCCGGAATTCCGTGGGAGGATg GTTTCAGCTTTTCTTACCAACTACTTCACCGAGGTCACGGACTACAGTTTTACTGCAGATATGGAGACCGAG CTTGACAACGTTTCTGGTGGTGTAACTGAATGGAAAGGTCTCCTAAGAGACTACTGGACACGATTCAGCGCTTATTGTAAACGTGTCGAAAATGTCCAAATCCAACAG GTGGAGAAGATGTTGGAAAAAAGATACGAGGACTTTCTGTTTTCTTCCCTTCCCGATCCCACACGGACTTGCCCGAG TTGTTCGGAAGGCACCTTAGTTTTCAAAGTTAGCAAGTTTGGTTCTGGGTATTTCATCGGTTGTGATGGCTACCCTTCGTGCAA GTTCGTTGCCAAAACACTTTATGGagaggatgaagatgaagatgagacTCCAAAGAATACCTGCGTAGAAGAGCCCAAATTTCTAGGTGTTCATCCCAATACCAATGAGAAG GTTATTTTGAAGTGCGGCCCATATGGGCATTATGTACAGCTTGGTGAGGATAAAAAAGGACACGTACCACAACGAGCAAATGCGTCACAT ATAAAAGATGTGAACTCTATTACGCTTGAAGGTGCTCTCGAATTATTACGCTATCCTCTGACACTG GGAAACCACCCTGAAGATGGGCAGCCTGTGTTCTTGAAGCTTAGTAAATCTGGATTTACTGTTCGACATCGCCGCACTATGGCTACTGTTCCCAAG AACGTTGAACCAAGTGCGGTTACTTTTGAGAAAGCAATGAAGCTCTTGTCTGGCAAAAATGTGAGACTGTGTGGCAGACCCAAGAGAGTCAAGCCAACAGTAGTAGatgaggaagaaggagatgaagaagccGTGGAGGCGATGTAA
- the LOC125580587 gene encoding DNA topoisomerase 1-like isoform X4 has protein sequence MQRTLSLAAAKSSSSTSPLSLRPLMAKLQLQCRAIQSLPASSSSSVVSVYRNVCQLHFKRENASCFKLACALPSIGSVSYTAHFSGSSLSSFGNSFRLFPGRYFSQVPNTGNKDKVVKKFSKNWNNKNKKKNEVLASSEAEVVTATEPVIGDVSSGIKVDLAAAPVSSGKQASAVKPKRRPKKKKVEDKDKSSSTVSALEEVSVEGSLKTVPKTKHSGSGNWRSSSAKKEVAKYPKSSAPTEASNAPKQEKVLASSELSTEASPASNGKQASNVKPKRRPKKKVDDKSSSAVPVLEAISVEESSKSAPKPKDFGSGNRKSSSAKKEVAKSPIVEVPKSGKQKQVPQAQPMKNSIEHRGQNASKPLFPPSGKSVIVVESITKAKVIQGYLGDMYEVLPSYGHIRDLASRSGSVRPDDDFSMVWEVPSSAWTHIKSIKMALNGAENLILASDPDREGEAIAWHIIEMLQQQGALHESMTVARVVFHEITESAIKTALQSPREIDGDLVHAYLARRALDYLIGFNISPLLWRKLPGCPSAGRVQSAALALICDRETEIDGFKPQEYWTVGIRVQGKDSSSAVSAHLTSLNSKKLNQLSISSEAKAQDIEQRIRSESFLVKSIKKSTTRKNPPTPYITSTLQQDAANKLHFSSAYTMKLAQKLYEGVQLSDGQSTGLITYMRTDGLHIGDEAIKDIQSLVVERFGNNFTSDGPRKYFKKVKNAQEAHEAIRPTNIRRLPSTIASLLDADSLKLYTLIWARAMACQMEPASVVQIQLDIGNAAESIIFRSSCSKVEFLGYQAIYEDPEAKAIRTKDDDKCRERDETFETLSLLKDGDMLHIGEVELKQHHTQHPPRYSEGSLIKKLEELGIGRPSTYASIFKVLQDRKYLTIKSRVLYPEFRGRMVSAFLTNYFTEVTDYSFTADMETELDNVSGGVTEWKGLLRDYWTRFSAYCKRVENVQIQQVEKMLEKRYEDFLFSSLPDPTRTCPSCSEGTLVFKVSKFGSGYFIGCDGYPSCKFVAKTLYGEDEDEDETPKNTCVEEPKFLGVHPNTNEKVILKCGPYGHYVQLGEDKKGHVPQRANASHIKDVNSITLEGALELLRYPLTLGNHPEDGQPVFLKLSKSGFTVRHRRTMATVPKNVEPSAVTFEKAMKLLSGKNVRLCGRPKRVKPTVVDEEEGDEEAVEAM, from the exons ATGCAGAGAACGCTCTCGCTTGCGGCTGCTAAGTCTTCTTCCTCGACTTCACCTCTGTCTCTTCGTCCTCTCATGGCTAAG TTGCAGTTGCAGTGCAGGGCGATTCAGAGTCTCCCAGCTTCATCGTCCTCTTCAGTAGTTAGTGTCTATAGAAACGTATGCCAGCTTCATTTCAAAAGAGAGAACGCAAGCTGTTTTAAATTAGCTTGCGCACTTCCTTCGATCGGTTCCGTTAGCTATACAGCTCATTTTAGCGGCTCAAGTTTAAGTTCTTTTGGAAACAGTTTCAGACTCTTTCCTGGGAGGTATTTTTCTCAAGTCCCTAATACTGGGAATAAGGATAAGGTTGTCAAGAAGTTTAGTAAGAACTGGAATaataagaataagaagaagaatgagGTTTTGGCTTCCTCAGAAGCTGAGGTGGTGACTGCTACTGAACCGGTTATTGGAGATGTTAGCAGTGGAATCAAAGTGGATTTAGCCGCTGCACCTGTTAGCAGTGGTAAGCAAGCCTCTGCTGTCAAACCAAAACGGCgcccaaagaaaaagaaagttgaAGATAAAGATAAATCTTCTTCAACTGTATCGGCTTTGGAAGAGGTTTCTGTAGAGGGGAGTTTGAAAACCGTTCCCAAGACTAAACATTCTGGGTCTGGAAATTGGAGGTCTTCCTCTGCTaag AAGGAGGTGGCAAAATATCCCAAAAGTTCTGCTCCAACAGAAGCAAGCAATGCACCAAAACAGGAGAAGGTCTTAGCTTCTTCAGAACTATCAACTGAAGCTTCACCGGCTAGCAATGGTAAGCAAGCCTCTAATGTTAAACCAAAACGGCGGCCGAAGAAGAAAGTGGATGATAAATCATCTTCAGCTGTACCAGTTCTGGAAGCGATCTCTGTAGAAGAGAGTTCAAAAAGCGCTCCCAAGCCAAAAGATTTTGGTTCTGGAAATCGGAAGTCTTCATCCGCTAag AAGGAGGTGGCAAAGTCTCCCATCGTGGAGGTGCCCAAAAGTGGAAAACAGAAGCAGGTTCCTCAAGCTCAGCCCATGAAAAACAGCATAGAGCACCGAGGTCAAAATGCTTCTAAACCGCTTTTTCCGCCAAGTGGAAAATCTGTTATTGTCGTTGAGTCAATCACAAAAGCAAAGGTTATTCAGGGCTATCTCGGTGACATGTATGAGGTTTTGCCAAGTTATGGTCATATCAGGGACCTGGCCTCAAGGTCTGGTTCAGTGAGGCCGGATGATGATTTTAGCATGGTTTGGGAGGTTCCATCTTCCGCCTGGACTCATATTAAGAGCATAAAGATGGCATTAAATGG AGCTGAAAATCTGATTCTTGCATCGGATCCAGATCGTGAAGGAGAGGCAATCGCCTGGCACATCATTGAGATGTTACAGCAGCAAGGTGCCTTACACGAGAGTATGACAGTAGCAAGGGTTGTTTTTCACGAGATAACTGAATCAGCAATAAAAACTGCACTTCAGTCCCCACGAGAAATCGACGGGGACTTGGTACACGCATATCTCGCGCGGCGTGCTCTTGATTATCTAATCGGATTCAATATTTCACCGCTGCTTTGGAGGAAACTTCCAGGTTGCCCTTCAGCTGGGCGAGTCCAGTCTGCTGCTTTGGCTCTTATATGTGACAGAGAAACTGAAATTGACGGGTTTAAGCCTCAGGAGTACTGGACTGTTGGGATCAGAGTGCAAGGGAAGGATAGTTCATCCGCTGTTTCAGCTCACTTGACCAGTTTAAATTCAAAGAAGTTAAATCAGCTTTCTATCAGCTCTGAAGCAAAGGCTCAGGACATTGAGCAAAGGATAAGATCAGAAAGTTTTCTAGTGAAGAGCATTAAAAAAAGCACTACAAGGAAAAATCCACCAACTCCATATATAACATCAACCCTCCAGCAGGATGCTGCTAACAAGTTGCATTTCTCATCAGCATATACCATGAAG CTTGCTCAAAAACTCTATGAGGGTGTCCAACTGTCTGACGGTCAATCAACTGGTCTTATAACATACATGCGGACAGATGGTTTACAT ATTGGTGATGAAGCTATCAAAGATATACAATCCTTGGTGGTAGAAAG GTTTGGGAATAACTTTACATCAGACGGTCCtcgtaaatattttaaaaaggttAAGAACGCTCAGGAGGCCCACGAAGCTATTAGACCTACCAATATACGTAGATTACCGT CAACGATTGCTAGCCTGCTTGATGCGgattctctaaaattatataccTTAATATGGGCACGAGCTATGGCATGTCAGATGGAGCCTGCTTCGGTTGTGCAG ATACAACTTGATATTGGAAATGCCGCAGAATCCATTATCTTCAGATCATCATGCTCAAAAGTCGAGTTCCTTGGATATCAGGCAATTTACGAG GATCCTGAAGCTAAGGCAATCAGAACCAAAGACGATGATAAGTGTCGTGAGCGGGATGAAACTTTTGAAACTCTCAGTTTGTTGAAG GATGGGGATATGCTACATATTGGTGAAGTGGAACTCAAGCAGCACCATACTCAGCACCCACCACGCTATTCCGAGGGGTCACTG ATTAAAAAGCTCGAGGAGCTCGGGATAGGTAGACCCTCGACGTATGCatctatatttaaagttttacaG GACAGAAAGTACCTAACTATAAAGAGCCGAGTCCTGTATCCGGAATTCCGTGGGAGGATg GTTTCAGCTTTTCTTACCAACTACTTCACCGAGGTCACGGACTACAGTTTTACTGCAGATATGGAGACCGAG CTTGACAACGTTTCTGGTGGTGTAACTGAATGGAAAGGTCTCCTAAGAGACTACTGGACACGATTCAGCGCTTATTGTAAACGTGTCGAAAATGTCCAAATCCAACAG GTGGAGAAGATGTTGGAAAAAAGATACGAGGACTTTCTGTTTTCTTCCCTTCCCGATCCCACACGGACTTGCCCGAG TTGTTCGGAAGGCACCTTAGTTTTCAAAGTTAGCAAGTTTGGTTCTGGGTATTTCATCGGTTGTGATGGCTACCCTTCGTGCAA GTTCGTTGCCAAAACACTTTATGGagaggatgaagatgaagatgagacTCCAAAGAATACCTGCGTAGAAGAGCCCAAATTTCTAGGTGTTCATCCCAATACCAATGAGAAG GTTATTTTGAAGTGCGGCCCATATGGGCATTATGTACAGCTTGGTGAGGATAAAAAAGGACACGTACCACAACGAGCAAATGCGTCACAT ATAAAAGATGTGAACTCTATTACGCTTGAAGGTGCTCTCGAATTATTACGCTATCCTCTGACACTG GGAAACCACCCTGAAGATGGGCAGCCTGTGTTCTTGAAGCTTAGTAAATCTGGATTTACTGTTCGACATCGCCGCACTATGGCTACTGTTCCCAAG AACGTTGAACCAAGTGCGGTTACTTTTGAGAAAGCAATGAAGCTCTTGTCTGGCAAAAATGTGAGACTGTGTGGCAGACCCAAGAGAGTCAAGCCAACAGTAGTAGatgaggaagaaggagatgaagaagccGTGGAGGCGATGTAA
- the LOC125580587 gene encoding DNA topoisomerase 1-like isoform X3 produces the protein MQRTLSLAAAKSSSSTSPLSLRPLMAKLQCRAIQSLPASSSSSVVSVYRNVCQLHFKRENASCFKLACALPSIGSVSYTAHFSGSSLSSFGNSFRLFPGRYFSQVPNTGNKDKVVKKFSKNWNNKNKKKNEVLASSEAEVVTATEPVIGDVSSGIKVDLAAAPVSSGKQASAVKPKRRPKKKKVEDKDKSSSTVSALEEVSVEGSLKTVPKTKHSGSGNWRSSSAKKEVAKYPKSSAPTEASNAPKQEKVLASSELSTEASPASNGKQASNVKPKRRPKKKVDDKSSSAVPVLEAISVEESSKSAPKPKDFGSGNRKSSSAKYTSQKEVAKSPIVEVPKSGKQKQVPQAQPMKNSIEHRGQNASKPLFPPSGKSVIVVESITKAKVIQGYLGDMYEVLPSYGHIRDLASRSGSVRPDDDFSMVWEVPSSAWTHIKSIKMALNGAENLILASDPDREGEAIAWHIIEMLQQQGALHESMTVARVVFHEITESAIKTALQSPREIDGDLVHAYLARRALDYLIGFNISPLLWRKLPGCPSAGRVQSAALALICDRETEIDGFKPQEYWTVGIRVQGKDSSSAVSAHLTSLNSKKLNQLSISSEAKAQDIEQRIRSESFLVKSIKKSTTRKNPPTPYITSTLQQDAANKLHFSSAYTMKLAQKLYEGVQLSDGQSTGLITYMRTDGLHIGDEAIKDIQSLVVERFGNNFTSDGPRKYFKKVKNAQEAHEAIRPTNIRRLPSTIASLLDADSLKLYTLIWARAMACQMEPASVVQIQLDIGNAAESIIFRSSCSKVEFLGYQAIYEDPEAKAIRTKDDDKCRERDETFETLSLLKDGDMLHIGEVELKQHHTQHPPRYSEGSLIKKLEELGIGRPSTYASIFKVLQDRKYLTIKSRVLYPEFRGRMVSAFLTNYFTEVTDYSFTADMETELDNVSGGVTEWKGLLRDYWTRFSAYCKRVENVQIQQVEKMLEKRYEDFLFSSLPDPTRTCPSCSEGTLVFKVSKFGSGYFIGCDGYPSCKFVAKTLYGEDEDEDETPKNTCVEEPKFLGVHPNTNEKVILKCGPYGHYVQLGEDKKGHVPQRANASHIKDVNSITLEGALELLRYPLTLGNHPEDGQPVFLKLSKSGFTVRHRRTMATVPKNVEPSAVTFEKAMKLLSGKNVRLCGRPKRVKPTVVDEEEGDEEAVEAM, from the exons ATGCAGAGAACGCTCTCGCTTGCGGCTGCTAAGTCTTCTTCCTCGACTTCACCTCTGTCTCTTCGTCCTCTCATGGCTAAG TTGCAGTGCAGGGCGATTCAGAGTCTCCCAGCTTCATCGTCCTCTTCAGTAGTTAGTGTCTATAGAAACGTATGCCAGCTTCATTTCAAAAGAGAGAACGCAAGCTGTTTTAAATTAGCTTGCGCACTTCCTTCGATCGGTTCCGTTAGCTATACAGCTCATTTTAGCGGCTCAAGTTTAAGTTCTTTTGGAAACAGTTTCAGACTCTTTCCTGGGAGGTATTTTTCTCAAGTCCCTAATACTGGGAATAAGGATAAGGTTGTCAAGAAGTTTAGTAAGAACTGGAATaataagaataagaagaagaatgagGTTTTGGCTTCCTCAGAAGCTGAGGTGGTGACTGCTACTGAACCGGTTATTGGAGATGTTAGCAGTGGAATCAAAGTGGATTTAGCCGCTGCACCTGTTAGCAGTGGTAAGCAAGCCTCTGCTGTCAAACCAAAACGGCgcccaaagaaaaagaaagttgaAGATAAAGATAAATCTTCTTCAACTGTATCGGCTTTGGAAGAGGTTTCTGTAGAGGGGAGTTTGAAAACCGTTCCCAAGACTAAACATTCTGGGTCTGGAAATTGGAGGTCTTCCTCTGCTaag AAGGAGGTGGCAAAATATCCCAAAAGTTCTGCTCCAACAGAAGCAAGCAATGCACCAAAACAGGAGAAGGTCTTAGCTTCTTCAGAACTATCAACTGAAGCTTCACCGGCTAGCAATGGTAAGCAAGCCTCTAATGTTAAACCAAAACGGCGGCCGAAGAAGAAAGTGGATGATAAATCATCTTCAGCTGTACCAGTTCTGGAAGCGATCTCTGTAGAAGAGAGTTCAAAAAGCGCTCCCAAGCCAAAAGATTTTGGTTCTGGAAATCGGAAGTCTTCATCCGCTAag TACACTTCTCAGAAGGAGGTGGCAAAGTCTCCCATCGTGGAGGTGCCCAAAAGTGGAAAACAGAAGCAGGTTCCTCAAGCTCAGCCCATGAAAAACAGCATAGAGCACCGAGGTCAAAATGCTTCTAAACCGCTTTTTCCGCCAAGTGGAAAATCTGTTATTGTCGTTGAGTCAATCACAAAAGCAAAGGTTATTCAGGGCTATCTCGGTGACATGTATGAGGTTTTGCCAAGTTATGGTCATATCAGGGACCTGGCCTCAAGGTCTGGTTCAGTGAGGCCGGATGATGATTTTAGCATGGTTTGGGAGGTTCCATCTTCCGCCTGGACTCATATTAAGAGCATAAAGATGGCATTAAATGG AGCTGAAAATCTGATTCTTGCATCGGATCCAGATCGTGAAGGAGAGGCAATCGCCTGGCACATCATTGAGATGTTACAGCAGCAAGGTGCCTTACACGAGAGTATGACAGTAGCAAGGGTTGTTTTTCACGAGATAACTGAATCAGCAATAAAAACTGCACTTCAGTCCCCACGAGAAATCGACGGGGACTTGGTACACGCATATCTCGCGCGGCGTGCTCTTGATTATCTAATCGGATTCAATATTTCACCGCTGCTTTGGAGGAAACTTCCAGGTTGCCCTTCAGCTGGGCGAGTCCAGTCTGCTGCTTTGGCTCTTATATGTGACAGAGAAACTGAAATTGACGGGTTTAAGCCTCAGGAGTACTGGACTGTTGGGATCAGAGTGCAAGGGAAGGATAGTTCATCCGCTGTTTCAGCTCACTTGACCAGTTTAAATTCAAAGAAGTTAAATCAGCTTTCTATCAGCTCTGAAGCAAAGGCTCAGGACATTGAGCAAAGGATAAGATCAGAAAGTTTTCTAGTGAAGAGCATTAAAAAAAGCACTACAAGGAAAAATCCACCAACTCCATATATAACATCAACCCTCCAGCAGGATGCTGCTAACAAGTTGCATTTCTCATCAGCATATACCATGAAG CTTGCTCAAAAACTCTATGAGGGTGTCCAACTGTCTGACGGTCAATCAACTGGTCTTATAACATACATGCGGACAGATGGTTTACAT ATTGGTGATGAAGCTATCAAAGATATACAATCCTTGGTGGTAGAAAG GTTTGGGAATAACTTTACATCAGACGGTCCtcgtaaatattttaaaaaggttAAGAACGCTCAGGAGGCCCACGAAGCTATTAGACCTACCAATATACGTAGATTACCGT CAACGATTGCTAGCCTGCTTGATGCGgattctctaaaattatataccTTAATATGGGCACGAGCTATGGCATGTCAGATGGAGCCTGCTTCGGTTGTGCAG ATACAACTTGATATTGGAAATGCCGCAGAATCCATTATCTTCAGATCATCATGCTCAAAAGTCGAGTTCCTTGGATATCAGGCAATTTACGAG GATCCTGAAGCTAAGGCAATCAGAACCAAAGACGATGATAAGTGTCGTGAGCGGGATGAAACTTTTGAAACTCTCAGTTTGTTGAAG GATGGGGATATGCTACATATTGGTGAAGTGGAACTCAAGCAGCACCATACTCAGCACCCACCACGCTATTCCGAGGGGTCACTG ATTAAAAAGCTCGAGGAGCTCGGGATAGGTAGACCCTCGACGTATGCatctatatttaaagttttacaG GACAGAAAGTACCTAACTATAAAGAGCCGAGTCCTGTATCCGGAATTCCGTGGGAGGATg GTTTCAGCTTTTCTTACCAACTACTTCACCGAGGTCACGGACTACAGTTTTACTGCAGATATGGAGACCGAG CTTGACAACGTTTCTGGTGGTGTAACTGAATGGAAAGGTCTCCTAAGAGACTACTGGACACGATTCAGCGCTTATTGTAAACGTGTCGAAAATGTCCAAATCCAACAG GTGGAGAAGATGTTGGAAAAAAGATACGAGGACTTTCTGTTTTCTTCCCTTCCCGATCCCACACGGACTTGCCCGAG TTGTTCGGAAGGCACCTTAGTTTTCAAAGTTAGCAAGTTTGGTTCTGGGTATTTCATCGGTTGTGATGGCTACCCTTCGTGCAA GTTCGTTGCCAAAACACTTTATGGagaggatgaagatgaagatgagacTCCAAAGAATACCTGCGTAGAAGAGCCCAAATTTCTAGGTGTTCATCCCAATACCAATGAGAAG GTTATTTTGAAGTGCGGCCCATATGGGCATTATGTACAGCTTGGTGAGGATAAAAAAGGACACGTACCACAACGAGCAAATGCGTCACAT ATAAAAGATGTGAACTCTATTACGCTTGAAGGTGCTCTCGAATTATTACGCTATCCTCTGACACTG GGAAACCACCCTGAAGATGGGCAGCCTGTGTTCTTGAAGCTTAGTAAATCTGGATTTACTGTTCGACATCGCCGCACTATGGCTACTGTTCCCAAG AACGTTGAACCAAGTGCGGTTACTTTTGAGAAAGCAATGAAGCTCTTGTCTGGCAAAAATGTGAGACTGTGTGGCAGACCCAAGAGAGTCAAGCCAACAGTAGTAGatgaggaagaaggagatgaagaagccGTGGAGGCGATGTAA